Proteins from a single region of Nocardioides anomalus:
- a CDS encoding winged helix-turn-helix domain-containing protein, translating into MPRATPMHDPQILRAIAHPVRNRILAELDARGSLRAADVARELDLPANQASFHLRQLAKYGLIEEDPDAARDKRDRVWRTVNPEGFSVEMSEVEQQPGGKAASRVFRRTKRDWGHLVVDAVLSDEPRKGRWSSLTDTAVLLTRAEAQQLSEEIEEVLSRWGNRAVPDDQEERMTYLYWAAILPYPAVDEG; encoded by the coding sequence GTGCCCAGAGCCACGCCGATGCACGACCCGCAGATCCTGCGCGCGATCGCCCATCCGGTCCGCAACCGGATCCTGGCCGAGCTCGACGCCCGCGGCTCGCTGCGCGCCGCCGACGTCGCCCGCGAGCTGGACCTGCCGGCCAACCAGGCCAGCTTCCACCTGCGTCAGCTGGCCAAGTACGGACTGATCGAGGAGGACCCGGACGCCGCCCGGGACAAGCGCGACCGGGTGTGGCGCACGGTCAACCCCGAGGGCTTCTCCGTGGAGATGTCCGAGGTCGAGCAGCAGCCCGGCGGCAAGGCCGCCTCCCGCGTCTTCCGCCGCACCAAGCGCGACTGGGGCCACCTGGTCGTCGACGCCGTGCTCTCCGACGAGCCACGCAAGGGCCGGTGGAGCTCCCTGACCGACACCGCCGTGCTGCTCACCCGCGCCGAGGCCCAGCAGCTCTCCGAGGAGATCGAGGAGGTCCTGAGCCGGTGGGGCAACCGGGCGGTCCCCGACGACCAGGAGGAGCGGATGACCTACCTCTACTGGGCGGCGATCCTGCCCTACCCCGCCGTGGACGAGGGCTGA
- a CDS encoding dipeptidase, with product MTDDLRATVRDLMPALRSDLEDLVRIPSVSADPERSDEVWRSAEAVAELLRGAGCDPVDVVSVDGAAAPAVIAEKKGPEGAPVVLLYAHHDVQPENDPADWDSPPFEPTERGERLYGRGAADDKAGIAAHLGALRAYGDDLPVTVRFFIEGEEEVGSDTLPELLAQHQERLRADVIVIADSGNWDIGEPALTTSLRGLVRADIEVRTLGHAVHSGMWGGLVPDALITLSRVIASLHDDAGNVAVEGLRGGPAADVEYPEERLRAESGAHGDVEWIGDGPVVERLWTRPALSVTGLDAPKVDGASNTLVPSARAKLSLRIAPGDTTANAVECLRRHCEAHVPWGAQLTFTVVDTGEPTQIDATGPAYDAARAAFEEAWDGTAPIDMGVGGSIPFIAEFLEAFPQASVLVTGVEDPDTRAHGANEGLHLAEFERVVLAETLLLRNLAAH from the coding sequence ATGACCGACGACCTCCGCGCGACGGTGCGCGACCTGATGCCCGCCCTGCGCTCGGACCTGGAGGACCTGGTCCGGATCCCGTCGGTGAGCGCCGACCCGGAGCGGTCCGACGAGGTGTGGCGCTCGGCCGAGGCGGTGGCCGAGCTGCTGCGGGGCGCGGGGTGCGACCCGGTCGACGTCGTGTCCGTCGACGGTGCGGCGGCGCCGGCGGTGATCGCGGAGAAGAAGGGGCCCGAGGGCGCGCCGGTGGTGCTGCTCTACGCCCACCACGACGTGCAGCCGGAGAACGACCCGGCCGACTGGGACTCGCCGCCGTTCGAGCCGACGGAGCGGGGCGAACGGCTCTACGGGCGCGGCGCGGCCGACGACAAGGCGGGGATCGCGGCGCACCTGGGCGCGCTGCGGGCCTACGGCGACGACCTGCCCGTGACGGTGCGCTTCTTCATCGAGGGCGAGGAGGAGGTCGGCTCCGACACGCTGCCGGAGCTGCTGGCGCAGCACCAGGAGCGGCTGCGGGCCGACGTCATCGTCATCGCCGACTCCGGCAACTGGGACATCGGCGAGCCGGCGCTGACCACGTCGCTGCGCGGGCTGGTGCGCGCCGACATCGAGGTGCGCACCCTCGGGCACGCGGTGCACTCCGGCATGTGGGGCGGGCTGGTGCCGGACGCGCTCATCACGCTGAGCCGGGTGATCGCCTCGCTGCACGACGACGCGGGCAACGTGGCCGTCGAGGGGCTGCGCGGCGGCCCGGCGGCGGACGTGGAGTACCCCGAGGAGCGGCTGCGCGCCGAGTCCGGCGCGCACGGCGACGTGGAGTGGATCGGCGACGGCCCCGTCGTGGAGCGGCTCTGGACCCGCCCGGCGCTGAGCGTCACCGGGCTCGACGCGCCCAAGGTCGACGGCGCCTCCAACACGCTCGTGCCGTCCGCGCGCGCCAAGCTCAGCCTGCGGATCGCGCCGGGCGACACCACGGCCAACGCCGTCGAGTGCCTGCGCCGCCACTGCGAGGCCCACGTGCCGTGGGGCGCCCAGCTCACCTTCACGGTGGTCGACACCGGCGAGCCGACCCAGATCGACGCCACCGGTCCGGCGTACGACGCGGCGCGGGCGGCGTTCGAGGAGGCCTGGGACGGCACCGCGCCGATCGACATGGGCGTGGGCGGCTCGATCCCGTTCATCGCCGAGTTCCTCGAGGCCTTCCCGCAGGCCAGCGTGCTGGTCACCGGTGTCGAGGACCCCGACACCCGCGCCCACGGCGCCAACGAGGGCCTGCACCTGGCCGAGTTCGAGCGCGTCGTCCTGGCCGAGACCCTGCTGCTGAGGAACCTCGCCGCGCACTGA
- a CDS encoding MFS transporter, which produces MTGFRDLRRNHDFTALWVGQTVSELGSALSVFVFPLLTYALTGSTLLAATAGAMDLLGTALSVLPGGLLADRVHRRLVMRSAAAAGALLYASLVVAGVLGALTVPHVFAVALLTGVCSGVFAPAEMSAVRSVVPTEQLPTALSQQQARQHVANLLGGPVGGLLYAVTRWLPFLVDAVSFAAAWVLLGRIRTDLAPAPRAEVTRRRARAELWEGVRYSWRQPLFRTLMLYSVGSNLTINAVFMAADLRLIQAGYPAWSIGLVGTAAGVCGILGALVAPRIIAALPTGRLTVLVAWSFVPLMVPLVFFNHPVAVIIALSTGVFLNPAGNAGMSSYRMAITPPELVGRVQSVGQFLSWSLIPAAPIVGGTLLALLGGPTTMAVLAGLAALVALVPTLSRSVRAVPRPVEWQGAGGGQRLRPGPEAGPAADGADGRALEPAGAPAGHA; this is translated from the coding sequence ATGACCGGCTTCCGGGACCTGCGCCGCAACCACGACTTCACCGCGCTCTGGGTGGGCCAGACCGTCAGCGAGCTCGGCTCGGCGCTCAGCGTGTTCGTCTTCCCGCTGCTCACCTACGCGCTGACGGGCTCGACCCTGCTGGCGGCCACGGCCGGCGCGATGGACCTGCTCGGCACGGCCCTGTCCGTCCTGCCCGGCGGGCTGCTGGCCGACCGGGTGCACCGTCGCCTGGTCATGAGGAGCGCCGCCGCGGCGGGCGCGCTCCTCTACGCGTCCCTGGTCGTCGCGGGCGTCCTGGGGGCACTGACCGTCCCGCACGTCTTCGCGGTGGCGCTGCTCACGGGGGTCTGCAGCGGCGTCTTCGCCCCGGCGGAGATGTCGGCCGTGCGCTCGGTCGTGCCCACCGAGCAGCTGCCGACGGCCCTGAGCCAGCAGCAGGCGCGCCAGCACGTCGCGAACCTGCTGGGCGGGCCCGTCGGCGGCCTGCTGTACGCCGTGACCCGGTGGCTGCCCTTCCTGGTCGACGCGGTGAGCTTCGCGGCCGCCTGGGTGCTGCTCGGGCGCATCCGCACCGACTTGGCGCCCGCGCCCCGCGCGGAGGTGACCCGCCGCCGCGCCCGCGCGGAGCTGTGGGAGGGCGTGCGCTACTCCTGGCGCCAGCCCCTGTTCCGCACGCTGATGCTCTACAGCGTCGGCTCGAACCTCACCATCAACGCGGTGTTCATGGCCGCGGACCTGCGGCTGATCCAGGCCGGCTACCCCGCCTGGTCCATCGGGCTCGTCGGCACCGCCGCCGGCGTCTGTGGCATCCTGGGCGCCCTCGTGGCGCCGCGGATCATCGCGGCGCTGCCGACCGGGCGGCTCACCGTCCTGGTCGCGTGGAGCTTCGTGCCGCTCATGGTGCCGCTGGTGTTCTTCAACCACCCGGTGGCCGTGATCATCGCGCTGTCCACCGGGGTGTTCCTCAACCCGGCCGGCAACGCCGGCATGAGCTCCTACCGGATGGCGATCACCCCGCCCGAGCTGGTCGGGCGGGTGCAGTCGGTCGGGCAGTTCCTGAGCTGGTCGCTGATCCCGGCCGCGCCGATCGTCGGCGGCACGCTCCTGGCGCTGCTGGGCGGTCCGACCACCATGGCGGTGCTCGCCGGCCTCGCCGCGCTGGTCGCCCTGGTGCCGACGCTCAGCCGCAGCGTGCGCGCCGTGCCCCGGCCTGTTGAATGGCAGGGTGCCGGAGGGGGACAGCGTCTACGTCCTGGCCCGGAAGCTGGACCAGCGGCTGACGGGGCGGACGGTCGTGCGCTCGAGCCTGCGGGTGCCCCGGCTGGCCACGCGTGA
- a CDS encoding sensor histidine kinase, translating to MSIEPRAEVRSRPSATAGAVVDADEATSWADGATHEALLVIAEGITQLAGFEVAAVSVVRDSQHMQVMAVAGSDEARETLQGTFTPITRLMEELEHAQDWGMFKFVAHEALDSQVESWGWVPDIEPIDGDDAWHPMDLLVAPLYGPDGELRGTLSIDVPSDGRRPDEPHRRILNRYAEQAARALYIAVEREAFAEQVRVLSATREVVRNAARERNIGVMLEKIQPSLVEGFRALGMWVHTFDEDGHGLGAVYSGDGNRIQMPAHLVSIAERAAAASWRAQRVGMVSRHAPHDAQIAQVSDAEFQEILQFLEGIGVGSLLFVPMGAGRECLGSLVLTRALGDAEWTDAEVDAALEVGRDLGRAMLNARALERERELVRELKALDDYKSKLIATLSHELKSPLTAMLANIELLQHGEDLDPSASEVLAAVDRGAVRLVRVVEDLLLLAKVGDPHLPLLTRPVPLHDVVDDVVNLTSIADQRRVSVDVVGDLDDMVALGDPAEMDILVTNLVTNAMKYSGAGSPVTITLARAGEWVVLSVQDCGIGISPEDRHQLFREFFRSDSAQVKAQPGTGLGLTIVDRILTRHAGRIEVDSELGEGSTFRVFLPAP from the coding sequence ATGTCGATCGAGCCCCGCGCCGAGGTGCGGTCACGCCCGTCCGCGACGGCGGGCGCGGTGGTGGACGCGGACGAGGCGACGAGCTGGGCCGACGGGGCGACGCACGAGGCGCTGCTGGTGATCGCCGAGGGCATCACCCAGCTGGCCGGCTTCGAGGTCGCCGCGGTGAGCGTGGTGCGCGACTCGCAGCACATGCAGGTGATGGCCGTCGCCGGCAGCGACGAGGCCCGCGAGACCCTCCAGGGCACCTTCACGCCGATCACCCGGCTGATGGAGGAGCTCGAGCACGCCCAGGACTGGGGCATGTTCAAGTTCGTGGCCCACGAGGCGCTCGACTCCCAGGTCGAGAGCTGGGGCTGGGTCCCCGACATCGAGCCGATCGACGGCGACGACGCCTGGCACCCCATGGACCTCCTGGTCGCCCCGCTGTACGGCCCCGACGGCGAGCTGCGCGGCACGCTCTCGATCGACGTGCCCAGTGACGGCCGACGCCCCGACGAGCCGCACCGCCGGATCCTCAACCGGTACGCCGAGCAGGCGGCCCGGGCCCTCTACATCGCCGTCGAGCGCGAGGCGTTCGCCGAGCAGGTCCGCGTCCTGTCGGCCACCCGCGAGGTGGTCCGCAACGCGGCGCGCGAGCGCAACATCGGCGTGATGCTGGAGAAGATCCAGCCGAGCCTGGTCGAGGGGTTCCGCGCGCTGGGCATGTGGGTGCACACCTTCGACGAGGACGGCCACGGCCTCGGCGCCGTGTACTCCGGCGACGGCAACCGCATCCAGATGCCCGCGCACCTCGTCTCCATCGCCGAGCGCGCGGCCGCGGCCTCGTGGCGGGCGCAGCGGGTCGGCATGGTCTCCCGGCACGCGCCGCACGACGCGCAGATCGCGCAGGTCTCCGACGCGGAGTTCCAGGAGATCCTGCAGTTCCTCGAGGGCATCGGCGTCGGCTCGCTGCTCTTCGTGCCGATGGGCGCCGGCCGCGAGTGCCTCGGCAGCCTGGTGCTGACCCGTGCCCTGGGCGACGCCGAGTGGACCGACGCCGAGGTCGACGCGGCCCTCGAGGTCGGCCGCGACCTGGGCCGCGCCATGCTCAACGCCCGTGCGCTGGAGCGCGAGCGCGAGCTGGTCCGCGAGCTCAAGGCGCTCGACGACTACAAGAGCAAGCTGATCGCCACGCTCTCCCACGAGCTCAAGAGCCCGCTGACCGCGATGCTCGCCAACATCGAGCTGCTGCAGCACGGCGAGGACCTCGACCCGTCGGCGTCCGAGGTGCTGGCCGCCGTCGACCGGGGCGCCGTGCGTCTGGTCCGCGTCGTGGAGGACCTCCTCCTGCTGGCCAAGGTCGGCGACCCGCACCTGCCGCTGCTGACCCGTCCGGTCCCGCTGCACGACGTGGTCGACGACGTGGTCAACCTGACCTCGATCGCCGACCAGCGCCGGGTCAGCGTCGACGTGGTCGGCGACCTCGACGACATGGTCGCGCTGGGCGACCCGGCCGAGATGGACATCCTGGTCACCAACCTGGTCACCAACGCCATGAAGTACTCCGGCGCCGGCTCCCCGGTCACCATCACCCTCGCCCGCGCCGGCGAGTGGGTGGTGCTCAGCGTCCAGGACTGCGGCATCGGCATCTCCCCCGAGGACCGGCACCAGCTGTTCCGGGAGTTCTTCCGCTCCGACTCCGCCCAGGTCAAGGCCCAGCCGGGCACCGGGCTGGGGCTGACCATCGTGGACCGCATCCTGACCCGGCACGCCGGTCGCATCGAGGTGGACTCCGAGCTCGGCGAGGGCAGCACCTTCCGGGTCTTCCTGCCGGCCCCCTAG
- a CDS encoding sterol carrier family protein, translated as MPARLRPADPADVADALARVRAGEPEKGDLRLLTKHYLALLETRAPGRSVEVRVPPYAAVQVVEGVRHTRGTPPAVVETDAETWIALATGELTWHEALAGARATASGERTDLTPYLPLGRPAGAS; from the coding sequence ATGCCGGCCCGCCTGCGACCGGCCGACCCCGCCGACGTCGCCGACGCTCTGGCGCGCGTGCGCGCCGGTGAGCCCGAGAAGGGCGACCTCCGGCTGCTCACCAAGCACTACCTGGCCCTCCTCGAGACCCGCGCCCCGGGGCGCTCCGTCGAGGTCCGCGTCCCGCCGTACGCCGCGGTGCAGGTCGTCGAGGGCGTCCGCCACACCCGCGGCACCCCGCCCGCGGTCGTCGAGACCGACGCCGAGACCTGGATCGCCCTGGCCACCGGTGAGCTGACGTGGCACGAGGCGCTCGCCGGCGCCCGGGCCACGGCCTCCGGAGAGCGGACCGACCTCACGCCGTACCTCCCGCTGGGCCGCCCGGCAGGTGCGTCCTAG
- a CDS encoding LOG family protein, translating to MRVAVFLGSSPGTERHRDAVVALADVLVAAGVGIVYGGARVGLMGLLADAALEAGGEVVGVIPRDLFDREVPHRDLTELVEVDSMHARKARMAELADAFVALPGGVGTLEELFEVFTWQLLGIHDKPVLLLDPDGFFDPLAEQLDRIVAGGYLSAERRDRLVRVTTPEELLAALG from the coding sequence GTGCGCGTGGCGGTCTTCCTCGGCTCCTCACCCGGCACCGAGCGGCACCGCGACGCGGTCGTGGCCCTGGCCGACGTGCTCGTCGCGGCCGGCGTCGGCATCGTGTACGGCGGCGCGCGGGTCGGGCTCATGGGCCTGCTCGCGGACGCCGCGCTGGAGGCCGGCGGCGAGGTCGTCGGCGTCATCCCCCGCGACCTGTTCGACCGCGAGGTCCCGCACCGCGACCTGACAGAGCTGGTCGAGGTCGACTCCATGCACGCCCGCAAGGCACGGATGGCCGAGCTCGCCGACGCCTTCGTCGCGCTGCCCGGTGGCGTCGGCACGCTGGAGGAGCTGTTCGAGGTCTTCACCTGGCAGCTGCTCGGCATCCACGACAAGCCTGTGCTCCTGCTCGACCCGGACGGCTTCTTCGACCCGCTGGCCGAGCAGCTGGACCGCATCGTGGCCGGCGGCTACCTCAGCGCCGAGCGCCGCGACCGGCTGGTGCGCGTGACCACGCCCGAGGAGCTGCTGGCCGCGCTCGGCTAG
- a CDS encoding Fpg/Nei family DNA glycosylase, which yields MPEGDSVYVLARKLDQRLTGRTVVRSSLRVPRLATRDLAGRTVLEQATHGKHLLTRFSGGATLHSHLLMDGEWSVVRPGKVLPRRLMPEVRVELETEQGWTAYGIRLHQLELVPTAEEHRLVGHLGPDPLRADWDPDEAVRRLLADPSRPLVSALLDQTLVAGLGNLWVNELAFLVGRSPWTPIGELGPDGVRRLLDRAAVALHHSATVPGAFQVTTGRNVRGEDHWVSGRQRRPCLRCGTTVLMADELVNDPDNRRTWWCPHCQPGPGPEARVRRSVAGGGRPAGRPPRS from the coding sequence GTGCCGGAGGGGGACAGCGTCTACGTCCTGGCCCGGAAGCTGGACCAGCGGCTGACGGGGCGGACGGTCGTGCGCTCGAGCCTGCGGGTGCCCCGGCTGGCCACGCGTGACCTGGCCGGCCGCACGGTCCTCGAGCAGGCCACCCACGGCAAGCACCTGCTGACCCGCTTCTCCGGCGGCGCGACGCTGCACAGCCACCTGCTCATGGACGGCGAGTGGAGTGTGGTCCGCCCGGGCAAGGTCCTCCCCCGCCGGCTCATGCCCGAGGTGCGGGTCGAGCTGGAGACCGAGCAGGGCTGGACGGCGTACGGCATCCGGCTGCACCAGCTCGAGCTCGTGCCCACCGCCGAGGAGCACCGGCTGGTGGGCCACCTCGGCCCGGACCCGCTGCGGGCGGACTGGGACCCCGACGAGGCGGTGCGCCGCCTGCTGGCCGACCCGAGCCGGCCGCTGGTGTCCGCGCTGCTCGACCAGACGCTGGTCGCCGGGCTCGGCAACCTGTGGGTCAACGAGCTGGCCTTCCTGGTCGGCCGCAGCCCGTGGACGCCGATCGGCGAGCTCGGCCCCGACGGCGTGCGCCGGCTGCTCGACCGCGCGGCCGTGGCCCTGCACCACTCGGCCACCGTGCCGGGCGCCTTCCAGGTCACGACCGGGCGCAACGTGCGCGGCGAGGACCACTGGGTGTCCGGGCGGCAACGGCGCCCGTGCCTGCGGTGCGGGACGACCGTGCTCATGGCCGACGAGCTCGTCAACGACCCGGACAACCGGCGCACCTGGTGGTGCCCGCACTGCCAGCCCGGGCCGGGTCCGGAGGCGCGGGTCAGGCGGAGTGTCGCGGGCGGCGGTCGACCGGCAGGTCGCCCTCCTCGCAGCTGA
- a CDS encoding histidine kinase dimerization/phospho-acceptor domain-containing protein produces the protein MPLARARAGEFVRDAVVAARDHDDALIYLRCNGAPLLDGDRITGAVVIAHDVTAETLAAQRAEALRQRLVATINHEFRTPLAALLGHAELIRDHASDLDPELAKWLQAVERSAWKLRDLVLEASELVSCEEGDLPVDRRPRHSA, from the coding sequence ATGCCGCTCGCGCGGGCCCGCGCCGGCGAGTTCGTCCGCGATGCCGTGGTGGCGGCCCGCGACCACGACGACGCGCTGATCTACCTGCGGTGCAACGGGGCTCCGCTCCTCGACGGCGACCGCATCACGGGGGCGGTCGTCATCGCCCACGACGTGACCGCCGAGACCCTGGCCGCCCAGCGCGCCGAGGCGCTGCGCCAGCGGCTGGTGGCCACCATCAACCACGAGTTCCGCACCCCGCTGGCGGCGCTGCTCGGCCACGCCGAGCTGATCCGCGATCACGCGAGTGACCTCGACCCGGAGCTGGCCAAGTGGCTGCAGGCCGTCGAGCGCTCGGCCTGGAAGCTGCGCGACCTGGTGCTCGAGGCCTCCGAGCTGGTCAGCTGCGAGGAGGGCGACCTGCCGGTCGACCGCCGCCCGCGACACTCCGCCTGA
- a CDS encoding helix-turn-helix transcriptional regulator, producing the protein MNTSARMLRLLSLLQTHRYWPGGELADRLEVSPRTLRRDVDRLRELGYVVDAARGVSGGYQLRAGGRLPPLLLEDDEAVAVAVSLQAAAAGGTPGLEETSIQAMSKVIALMPPRLRRQMDALRSQTERLPFSGGPTLDPALLSTLAQACRDSEPVHFTYTARESEPTERWVEPHRMVSMGRRWYLVAYDRDRQDWRSFRVDRISEPRTSGHTFRPRALPAADALTFVQAGIRRMPQRYAVRVVFDADPADLAARVGRWAQVTGEPGRAVLEMNVDSLDWPLFVLATTDAACTVESPPELRDLVRRTGARFTVSGGQPTSTPA; encoded by the coding sequence GTGAACACCAGCGCCCGCATGCTGCGGTTGCTCTCGCTGCTCCAGACCCACCGCTACTGGCCCGGCGGTGAGCTGGCCGACCGCCTCGAGGTGAGCCCGCGGACCCTGCGTCGCGACGTGGACCGGCTGCGCGAGCTCGGGTACGTCGTGGACGCGGCCCGCGGGGTGTCCGGCGGGTACCAGCTCCGGGCCGGCGGCCGGCTGCCGCCACTGCTGCTGGAGGACGACGAGGCCGTCGCGGTCGCGGTCAGCCTGCAGGCCGCGGCCGCCGGTGGCACGCCCGGGCTGGAGGAGACCAGCATCCAGGCGATGTCCAAGGTCATCGCCCTGATGCCGCCGCGGCTGCGGCGCCAGATGGACGCGCTCCGCTCGCAGACCGAGCGGCTGCCGTTCTCCGGCGGTCCGACCCTGGACCCGGCCTTGCTGTCCACGCTGGCCCAGGCCTGCCGCGACAGCGAGCCGGTGCACTTCACCTACACCGCACGGGAGAGCGAGCCGACCGAGCGCTGGGTGGAGCCGCACCGGATGGTCTCGATGGGCCGGCGGTGGTACCTCGTGGCCTACGACCGCGACCGCCAGGACTGGCGCTCCTTCCGCGTGGACCGGATCAGCGAGCCGCGCACCAGCGGCCACACGTTCCGGCCCCGCGCGTTGCCGGCGGCCGACGCGCTCACCTTCGTGCAGGCCGGCATCCGCCGGATGCCCCAGCGGTACGCCGTGCGGGTGGTCTTCGACGCCGACCCCGCCGACCTGGCGGCGCGGGTGGGCCGGTGGGCCCAGGTCACCGGCGAGCCCGGGCGGGCCGTGCTCGAGATGAACGTCGACAGCCTGGACTGGCCGCTGTTCGTGCTGGCCACCACGGACGCGGCGTGCACGGTCGAGTCGCCGCCGGAGCTGCGCGACCTGGTGCGGCGTACCGGCGCCCGGTTCACCGTGTCGGGTGGTCAGCCCACGAGCACGCCCGCGTGA
- a CDS encoding FAD/NAD(P)-binding protein — MLRPESPVAARPGPTAADPGPAEVDVAVVGGGASGTLTSIHLMASRAHALRVAAYDASGGLGQGLAYSTTDRRHLLNVRSRHMSAFPDIPGDLVEWAERTGRLSDAQAFLPRRDYAVYLQETLDRLRDERFSFRGAQVVDVAPGPDGFELSTADGARTRARAVVLALGNQRPAPLATATGPLPEARWHLGDPWDLDRLTALPADATVVLVGTGLTAVDAAISLLEDAPDRRVVMVSRHGLLPEAHIEQQSTAWLSPVPSGPVTADALAGLLREQIAAAARQGVDWRPVVDGLRAPTQGLWQRLPLEERERFLATYVRDWEVRRHRMAPDVAARLASYREDGRLLVVGGGLAAVTDHGTRCEVELPGLPDALFADAVVNCTGPMTDVSRSADPLVRSLVQRGVLTPDPLRLGVAATPTGEVLDVSGQVVPGLFVVGPALKGVLWESTAVPEIRGQAAALAQRLPELVRAVV, encoded by the coding sequence ATGCTGCGCCCCGAGTCGCCCGTCGCCGCCCGTCCCGGACCGACGGCGGCCGACCCGGGTCCGGCCGAGGTCGACGTGGCCGTGGTGGGCGGCGGGGCCAGCGGCACGCTGACCTCGATCCACCTGATGGCCTCGCGGGCGCACGCGCTCCGCGTCGCGGCGTACGACGCCTCGGGCGGGCTCGGCCAGGGCCTCGCCTACTCGACCACCGACCGCCGCCACCTGCTCAACGTCCGCTCGCGCCACATGAGCGCGTTCCCGGACATCCCCGGGGACCTGGTCGAGTGGGCGGAGCGGACCGGTCGGCTGAGCGATGCGCAGGCGTTCCTGCCGCGGCGCGACTACGCGGTCTACCTGCAGGAGACCCTCGACCGGCTCCGCGACGAGCGCTTCAGCTTCCGCGGCGCGCAGGTGGTCGACGTCGCGCCCGGCCCCGACGGCTTCGAGCTGAGCACGGCGGACGGCGCCCGCACCCGCGCGCGGGCCGTCGTGCTCGCCCTCGGCAACCAGCGCCCGGCGCCGCTGGCGACCGCGACCGGGCCGCTGCCGGAGGCCCGCTGGCACCTGGGCGACCCGTGGGACCTCGACCGGCTCACCGCCCTGCCCGCCGACGCCACCGTCGTCCTGGTAGGCACCGGCCTCACCGCCGTCGACGCGGCGATCTCGCTGCTCGAGGACGCCCCGGACCGGCGCGTGGTCATGGTCAGCCGGCACGGGCTGCTCCCCGAGGCGCACATCGAGCAGCAGTCCACGGCCTGGCTCAGCCCGGTCCCGTCCGGCCCGGTCACCGCCGACGCGCTGGCCGGCCTGCTGCGCGAGCAGATCGCGGCCGCCGCGCGTCAGGGCGTGGACTGGCGACCGGTCGTCGACGGCCTGCGCGCCCCGACCCAGGGGCTCTGGCAGCGGCTGCCGCTGGAGGAGCGGGAGCGGTTCCTCGCGACCTACGTCCGCGACTGGGAGGTGCGCCGGCACCGGATGGCGCCCGACGTCGCGGCCCGCCTGGCGTCCTACCGCGAGGACGGCCGGCTGCTCGTCGTCGGCGGCGGCCTGGCCGCCGTGACCGACCACGGCACCCGCTGCGAGGTGGAGCTGCCCGGGCTGCCGGACGCGCTCTTCGCGGACGCCGTGGTCAACTGCACCGGCCCGATGACCGACGTCTCGCGCAGCGCCGACCCGCTGGTGCGCTCGCTCGTCCAGCGCGGCGTGCTCACGCCCGACCCGCTCCGCCTCGGGGTGGCGGCCACGCCGACCGGGGAGGTCCTCGACGTCTCCGGCCAGGTCGTGCCGGGGCTGTTCGTGGTCGGCCCCGCGCTCAAGGGCGTGCTGTGGGAGTCGACCGCTGTGCCCGAGATCCGCGGCCAGGCCGCCGCACTCGCCCAGCGGCTGCCGGAGCTGGTCCGCGCCGTGGTCTGA